In Apus apus isolate bApuApu2 chromosome 5, bApuApu2.pri.cur, whole genome shotgun sequence, the following are encoded in one genomic region:
- the YLPM1 gene encoding YLP motif-containing protein 1 isoform X3, producing MYPAWGLYGAAGYPPPPTSIPPPPLPIPPPNVPPPAVPPMPLPSYPPPGPAPATAPPPPPPPTGTSGFLSLQEQHLAQLQQLQQMHQKQLQSVLLGPPPPGPPPPGLPPPPLPGSFTDWQQPPPPVPPPVRSYQKQFAHREPPPTRKPPAAIRERDGQELPGGHGDWGEPVHSSPVPMDMELSSPPQSPQPAAQAYLPPAQAYLPPPQAESYLPPSQSPPLQPYLSRAQASQPPPSFSEPPPSYLEPPPASAAQPYLPPPAQGYMAHPQPYLLPSQASPSQPTQSSLAPSIPPPAKPSQAHFPPPQASLPLPTAAQPETSQAAAKEAGGTEQPDPSTMTPQEQQQYWYQQHLLSLQQRAKAHAQGQQQMKGPVKDASEQRAKSEEGKMSASAQQSEPPPLNESLPSASKEDESSLISTETQLNIEPPDDPEEDLRLQQLQAAAAQWQQHPQQRVGFQYQRIMQKHAQLQQIVQQYQQIMQQPPHLQTMSVDMQLRHYEAQQKQFQQLHKDWERSMNQQWQHQLQTYPHKGQLQEYEKQWKAWDEQMKVTQSHLQEKVSSLQNLKNQYPANVSLPPPFVPYSQTTQGGIPIMPPTLPSATPPLVPPPLSSASQLSNSSVPSGSSSQSTQSTETPRPALLPTPGTYASKIGSSTVYSPYHSQGSSSFGSSDHGKSQVYLGKQTVSVSSEQGCGELKTTSAVSSTHAPTMQDKPVRSGGLLPDPPRSARFEGPRGPRFDGPRGRGYDKFEGSRQRGPRFDSQRSEGYRSRFDRQNTDGQSSSRWGTIPRGPAAQFYTSSNASHGHGSRPSGPQWRGPRPHLGQQQQQQSQTESQSENKETCTDAGDDQQAVSGTQSAPDAESAGPIEPNQDLTSTQQEPSKPEVKETSSDPPKKWTWSSHDPNEQVEESKAPTPPIQNQNSPSLSSNPIALQSGIARTGGAVTPVTGNQDLDSPDSQLVASDNTQGVPGPESRGKGPFMHEDRGKGPVSRGRGQGRLDDGRGWGMGRGRGMGRMDGGRGMGRMDGGRGMGRMDGGWGMGRMDDGHGRGMGRMDEGRGRGYVYRNRGQARQASIRGRGMFRRAGSRERMTDRRSGSRERMPDGRSGSRERGLGGRSDSHERVFSSRDRELAGRAGTRDRGRAGSRERGPVRRAGSREREPMRRAGSREREPMRRAGSRERVPMRRAGSRERGPIRRGGSREREAVRSETGSIDKPIHLGDDPDKLPPYHRDERGSWSHEDDIMQEEFPLDSQDGPSLEHERLGDWERDRYWRDHNDYQDDSVDMYDRDDRLQSHHSLPPLSPLPPLPPLSSDHDRRDTWWDDWKRPRQRELERDLDRTGRSSDVYDQDLDREWNRDWDMRPMDDREMGNRDLDIPPLPPLPPLPPLDRYREDRWREDRSRDHYDRDLRDRGELRIREYPERYDTWREKQDYLPERTDWERERLSDRWYPDAGDRLRSLDDHSDSSLPPPSCSSDMLGADSNLDSDQSLGGVMVLSQRQHEIILKAAQELKMLREQKEQLQKLKEFKPDISTQDSPRSQNTSTRPGAFQVSSHLSSEAPVEAQAFKPSPAVIIKPPVLFRQPTPVTRPSAPLTRPATPMTRPHAPVSTPTTTPSHGQSLKPSPSAVEQERWDEDSFHGLWDTNEDKGTNTEYELCKQESMMPPPISSPVKVPAVHISVPSAVPVSLPPVIPPVPKAPVIQQTVDYGHGRDITTSKVEQIPYGERVTLRPEPLQERPTFQKDHPGRYNRDRDREPYFERQGNSNTDHRDFKRERELHRDRGSVDYERERFEKERHPRDDRVLPTTPSRTQSYRDKKDHPTSRRGGFDRPPYERKTDRPAYDHGPSMFGEHSSVQTLEFEGDRRNFPEERIPISAPSIPRHPTPAPRVERKPESKNVDDILKPPGRDSRPERIVIIMRGLPGSGKTHVAKLIRDKEVECGGPAPRVLSLDDYFITEVEKEERDPDTGKKVKKKVMEYEYEADMEETYRTSMFKTFKKTLDDGFFPFIILDAINDKVRHFEQFWSAAKTKGFEVYLAEMSADNQTCSKRNIHGRKLKDISRMSDHWEAAPRHMMRLDIRSLLQDAAIEEVEMEDFDANIEDQKEEGKKDTAEEEESELGYIPKSKWEMDTSEAKLDKLDGLRTGTKRKRDWEAIASRMEDYLQLPDDYDTRASEPGKKRVRWADLEEKKDADRKRAIGFVVGQTDWEKITDESGHLAERALNRTKYI from the exons atGTATCCGGCCTGGGGCTTGTACGGGGCGGCGGGTTACCCGCCGCCGCCCACCTCcatcccgccgccgccgctgccgatCCCTCCCCCCAACGTGCCGCCTCCCGCCGTCCCGCCGATGCCGCTGCCCAGCTacccgccgccgggccccgcgcccgccaccgccccgccgccgccgccgccgcccacCGGGACCTCGGGATTCCTgagcctgcaggagcagcacctggcgcagctgcagcagctccagcagatgcaccagaagcagctgcagtcCGTGCTGctggggccgccgccgccggggccgcccccgccggggctgccgccgccgccgctgcccggcTCCTTCACCGACTGGCAGCAGCCGCCGCCCCCCGTGCCGCCGCCCGTCCGCAGCTACCAAAAGCAGTTCGCCCACCGCGAGCCGCCGCCGACCCGCAAGCCGCCCGCCGCCATCCGGGAGCGCGACGGCCAGGAGCTGCCGGGCGGGCACGGGGACTGGGGCGAGCCGGTGCACTCCTCGCCGGTGCCCATGGACATGGAGCTGTCCTCGCCGCCCCAGTCTCCGCAGCCCGCCGCTCAGGCCTACCTGCCCCCCGCTCAGGCCTACCTGCCGCCCCCCCAGGCGGAGTCGTACCTGCCCCCGTCCCAGTCCCCGCCGCTCCAGCCCTACCTGTCACGGGCGCAGGCCTCTCAGCCGCCCCCCTCCTTCTCCGAGCCCCCGCCCTCCTACCTGGAGCCCCCGCCGGCCTCCGCCGCCCAGCCCTACCTGCCGCCTCCTGCCCAAGGCTACATGGCGCACCCCCAACCCTacctgctcccctcccaggcCTCCCCTTCCCAGCCGACTCAGTCCAGCCTGgccccctccatccctcctccgGCCAAGCCATCGCAGGCCCATTTTCCCCCGCCCCAGGCCTCCTTGCCCCTGCCCACCGCTGCCCAGCCGGAGACCTCGCAGGCTGCCGCCAAGGAGGCTGGTGGCACCGAGCAGCCGGACCCCTCCACCATGACCCCCCAG GAACAGCAGCAATACTGGTACCAGCAGCACCTGCTTAGCCTGCAGCAAAGAGCAAAAGCCCATGCTCAAGGACAGCAGCAAATGAAAGGTCCAGTGAAGGATGCAtctgagcagagagcaaagtctgaagaagggaaaatgagTGCATCAGCTCAGCAGTCTGAACCTCCTCCACTTAATGAATCCCTGCCTTCAGCTTCCAAAGAAGATGAGTCTTCTCTTATATCCACTGAAACTCAG CTCAATATTGAACCTCCTGATGACCCTGAGGAAGATTTGAGATTGCAGCAattgcaagcagcagcagctcagtggcagcagcatccccaaCAGCGGGTTGGATTTCAGTATCAGAGAATAATGCAGAAGCATGCCCAGCTACAGCAGATAGTACAGCAGTATCAACAGATCATGCAACAGCCTCCACACTTACAG ACAATGTCGGTGGACATGCAGCTGCGACATTACGAGGCACAGCAAAAACAGTTCCAGCAGCTTCATAAAGATTGGGAGCGATCAATGAACCAACAGTGGCAGCATCAGCTTCAAACCTACCCTCATAAAGGCCAGCTTCAGGAGTATGAGAAACAGTGGAAAGCATGGGATGAACAGATGAAGGTCACTCAGTCCCATCTGCAGGAGAAAGTGAGCTCACTCCAAAATTTGAAGAATCAGTATCCTGCAAATGTGTCACTGCCACCTCCGTTTGTTCCATATTCTCAAACCACTCAAGGTGGCATTCCTATTATGCCTCCAACTTTACCTTCAGCCACACCGCCACTGGTCCCTCCgcctctctcttctgcttcccagctATCTAATTCCTCTGTCCCTTCAGGATCCAGTTCTCAAAGCACTCAGTCTACTGAGACACCAAGGCCAGCTCTGCTTCCTACCCCTGGTACCTATGCATCAAAAATAGGTAGTTCAACTGTCTATTCACCTTATCATTCTCAAGGAAGTTCATCCTTTGGCTCGTCGGATCACGGAAAGTCTCAAGTTTATCTTGGTAAACAAACTGTCTCTGTTTCATCTGAGCAAGGGTGTGGGGAACTGAAAACCACTTCTGCAGTGTCTTCCACGCATGCACCTACCATGCAGGATAAACCAGTGAGGTCAGGTGGATTGCTTCCAGATCCTCCCAGATCAGCACGTTTTGAAGGCCCCAGAGGTCCTAG ATTTGATGGACCTCGAGGAAGAGGATATGACAAATTTGAAGGCTCAAGACAGAGAGGGCCTCGTTTTGACTCCCAGCGCTCAGAAGGATACAGATCACGTTTTGACAGACAGAATACAGATGGACAGTCTTCAAGTAGATGGGGGACTATCCCACGAGGACCTGCAGCACAGTTTTATACTTCTTCAAATGCATCACATGGACATGGTTCCCGACCTAGTGGTCCACAATGGAGGGGGCCCAGGCCTCATTTGggacagcaacagcagcagcagtcacagACAGAGTCAcagtcagaaaacaaagaaacttgTACAGACGCAGGTGATGATCAGCAGGCTGTAAGCGGAACACAGTCTGCTCCCGATGCAGAGAGTGCGGGTCCCATTGAGCCAAACCAGGACCTGACAAGCACTCAACAGGAACCATCCAAACCTGAAGTCAAAGAAACTAGTTCAGACCCTCCTAAAAAGTGGACATGGAGTTCACATGATCCTAATGAGCAAGTAGAAGAGTCCAAAGCACCTACTCCACCTATTCAGAACCAGAATTCACCATCCCTTTCTAGCAATCCTATAGCTTTGCAGTCAGGTATTGCTAGAACAGGTGGTGCGGTAACCCCTGTAACAGGAAATCAGGATTTGGATTCACCAGACAGCCAGTTGGTTGCCTCAGATAACACTCAGGGCGTACCAGGAccagaaagcagagggaaggggcCTTTTATGCATGAAGATAGAGGCAAGGGACCAGTAAGCAGGGGAAGGGGCCAGGGCAGACTGGATGATGGCCGTGGCTGGGGAATGGGCCGTGGCCGTGGGATGGGAAGGATGGATGGTGGCAGGGGAATGGGAAGGATGGATGGTGGCAGGGGAATGGGAAGGATGGATGGTGGCTGGGGAATGGGCAGGATGGATGATGGCCATGGGCGTGGAATGGGCAGGATGGACGAGGGCCGTGGCAGAGGGTATGTATACAGGAACAGAGGGCAGGCTAGGCAGGCATCCATCCGTGGCAGGGGGATGTtcaggagagcaggcagcagggagaggatgACAGATAGGCGgtcaggcagcagggagagaatGCCAGATGGACGGTCTGGCAGCCGAGAGAGAGGACTGGGTGGACGGTCTGATAGCCATGAGAGGGTATTCTCTAGCCGAGACAGAGAGCTAGCTGGGCGGGCAGGCACCCGAGACAGGGGACGGGCTGGCAGCCGGGAGAGAGGTCCAGTCAGGCGGGCGGGTAGCCGGGAGAGGGAGCCCATGCGGCGGGCGGGTAGCCGGGAGAGGGAGCCCATGAGGCGGGCAGGTAGCCGGGAGAGGGTCCCCATGAGGCGGGCAG GTAGCCGGGAGAGGGGCCCCATCAGGAGAGGAGGTAGCCGGGAGAGGGAAGCAGTTAGATCTGAAACGGGCAGTATAGATAAACCCATTCACCTGGGAGATGACCCTGACAAATTGCCTCCATACCATCGAGATGAGAGGGGTTCTTGGAGTCATGAAGATGATATAATGCAGGAGGAATTTCCTTTAGATAGTCAAGATGGACCTTCTTTGGAGCATGAACGATTGGGTGATTGGGAAAGAGATCGATACTGGAGAGATCACAATGATTATCAGGATGATTCTGTAGATATGTATGACAGAGATGACAGGTTGCAATCCCACCATTCATTGCCTCCACTATCTCCCCTACCACCACTACCTCCTTTATCATCTGATCATGACAGACGAGATACATGGTGGGATGACTGGAAAAGGCCAAGACAGAGGGAACTAGAGAGAGATTTGGATAGGACTGGAAGATCCTCAGATGTGTATGATCAAGATTTAGACAGAGAATGGAACAGAGACTGGGATATGAGACCGATGGATGACAGAGAAATGGGGAATCGTGACCTGGATATCCCCCCTCTACCGCCACTGCCACCTCTTCCACCTCTGGACAGATACCGTGAAGATAGATGGAGGGAGGATAGGAGCAGAGATCATTATGACAGAGACCTCCGAGACAGGGGGGAACTGAGGATTCGAGAGTATCCAGAGAGATATGACACGTGGCGGGAGAAGCAAGACTACCTTCCTGAAAGGACTGACTGGGAGAGGGAACGGTTATCGGATAGGTGGTATCCAGATGCTGGAGACAGACTGCGGTCTTTGGATGATCATTCAGATTCATCGCTTCCTCCACCTTCATGTTCCTCTGATATGCTGGGAGCAGATTCAAACCTGGACTCTGACCAGTCCTTGGGTGGAGTGATGGTCCTTAGCCAAAGACAGCATGAGATAATTCTGAAGGCTGCCCAGGAGCTCAAAATGCTTCG AGAGCAAAAAGAACAGCTGCAGAAGTTGAAAGAGTTTAAACCTGACATTTCCACACAGGACTCTCCTAGATCACAGAACACAAGCACAAGGCCGGGTGCCTTTCAG GTCTCTTCTCACCTATCTTCAGAGGCACCAGTAGAAGCCCAAGCTTTTAAACCTTCTCCTGCTGTTATTATAAAGCCTCCCGTGTTGTTCAGACAGCCCACCCCTGTGACAAGACCAAGTGCCCCACTGACAAGGCCTGCTACACCAATGACAAGGCCACATGCTCCAGTTTCTACTCCAACTACAACCCCAAGTCATGGTCAGTCTTTAAAACCATCACCTTCTGCTGTGGAACAGGAACGCTGGGATGAGGATTCCTTCCACGGACTCTGGGACACAAATGAGGATAAAGGAACAAATACGGAGTACGAGTTGTGTAAACAGGAGTCAATGATGCCTCCACCCATCTCTTCGCCTGTGAAAGTACCGGCTGTTCACATCTCTGTTCCGTCAGCTGTACCAGTGTCCCTTCCTCCAGTTATTCCACCAGTTCCTAAAGCACCTGTGATTCAGCAAACTGTGGATTATGGCCACGGGCGAG ATATAACTACCAGTAAAGTGGAACAGATTCCATATGGGGAGAGGGTAACTCTGCGTCCGGAACCTCTGCAGGAGAGGCCAACATTTCAAAAAG ACCATCCTGGTCGTTACAACAGAGACAGAGATCGTGAGCCTTATTTTGAGCGCCAAGGCAATTCCAACACAGATCATCGGGATTTCAAGAGAGAGCGGGAATTGCACAGAGACCGTGGTTCTGTGGATTATGAACGAGAGAGATTTGAAAAAGAGCGGCATCCCAGAGATGACAG GGTTCTTCCTACTACCCCTTCAAGGACTCAGTCTTACCGTGACAAGAAAGACCATCCTACCTCCAGGCGGGGTGGTTTTGATAGACCACCATATGAACGAAAGACGGATCGTCCAGCGTATGATCATGGGCCTTCCATGTTTGGAG AACATTCTTCTGTCCAAACACTGGAATTTGAAGGTGATCGTAGAAATTTCCCTGAGGAAAGGATTCCTATTTCTGCTCCATCAATACCTCGTCATCCAACACCTGCTCCACGAGTAGAAAGAAAGCCAGAATCTAAAAATGTAGATGATATTTTGAAGCCACCGGGACGGGATAGCAGGCCAGAGAGG ATTGTAATCATAATGAGAGGGTTGCCTGGCAGTGGAAAGACACACGTAGCAAAACTTATCAGG GATAAGGAAGTAGAGTGTGGAGGACCTGCACCAAGAGTGCTCAGCCTGGATGACTATTTTATCactgaagtggaaaaagaagagagagacccagatacagggaaaaaagtgaaaaagaag GTGATGGAGTATGAATATGAAGCTGATATGGAAGAGACCTATCGTACCAGCATGTTTAAAACTTTCAAAAAGACCTTGGATGATGGCTTCTTCCCCTTCATTATTCTTGATGCTATCAATGATAAAGTGCGACATTTTGAACAGTTTTGGAGTGCTGCAAAAACCAAGGGTTTTGAG gtATACTTAGCTGAAATGAGTGCAGATAACCAGACGTGTTCCAAGAGGAATATTCATGGACGCAAGCTAAAGGACATCAGCAGG ATGTCTGATCACTGGGAGGCAGCACCACGTCATATGATGCGCCTGGACATTCGTTCTCTGCTGCAAGATGCTGCTATTGAAGAG GTGGAGATGGAGGATTTTGATGCAAATATTGAAGACCAGAAAGAAGAAGGTAAAAAGgacacagcagaggaagaagaaagtgaaCTG